In Phaeobacter gallaeciensis DSM 26640, a genomic segment contains:
- a CDS encoding type 1 glutamine amidotransferase, which yields MTEILIVESSSPNLASSRRQQGRAAPQNFARVFSAVTPSIKIRVAEPYKTEMTRADFAGVDGIVMTGAGDEWPANDDLARPIRAACDLAFETGRPVLGVCYGLQIGTICLGGEIAACRKGKETGLALNVELTRKGAIHPMMKGRRSGFSVACAHRDEVTRMPDGGDCLAFNAHSAVQAMAVRQSGADFWGLQYHPEISPSIVANAIRENGSLFFNTGVAVKDLLTVESDPETANRLGCSVDDFEINTRTRELTNWVQYVAGQAALTA from the coding sequence ATGACCGAAATTCTGATTGTAGAATCTAGTTCCCCCAATCTTGCCAGCAGCCGACGTCAGCAAGGACGGGCCGCGCCGCAAAACTTTGCCCGAGTGTTCTCAGCAGTCACACCAAGTATTAAAATCCGTGTCGCCGAGCCCTACAAGACCGAGATGACACGCGCAGATTTTGCAGGTGTGGATGGCATTGTTATGACTGGGGCCGGCGACGAATGGCCAGCGAATGACGACTTGGCCCGCCCCATCCGGGCGGCTTGCGATCTTGCTTTCGAAACCGGACGCCCGGTTCTGGGTGTCTGCTACGGCTTGCAGATCGGCACCATCTGTCTGGGGGGAGAAATTGCCGCTTGCCGAAAGGGCAAGGAAACCGGGCTTGCGCTGAATGTAGAGCTTACAAGAAAGGGCGCAATACATCCGATGATGAAGGGCCGCCGGTCAGGTTTCAGTGTCGCTTGTGCTCACCGTGACGAAGTCACCCGCATGCCCGATGGCGGCGATTGTCTGGCCTTCAACGCGCATAGCGCTGTCCAAGCTATGGCTGTGCGCCAAAGCGGCGCAGATTTCTGGGGCCTTCAATACCATCCTGAAATATCACCCTCGATCGTGGCCAATGCGATCCGTGAGAACGGCAGTCTGTTTTTCAACACCGGTGTTGCTGTCAAGGATTTGCTGACGGTTGAAAGCGATCCGGAAACCGCAAATCGGCTGGGCTGTTCGGTCGATGACTTCGAAATCAACACCCGGACCCGGGAACTGACAAATTGGGTTCAGTATGTTGCAGGCCAGGCAGCGCTAACGGCTTGA
- a CDS encoding dipeptide ABC transporter ATP-binding protein, with protein sequence MNKLADYDGPILEIDKLSISFFTRLREIPAVMDFSVAVQPGEAVGLVGESGCGKSTVALGVMQDLGKNGRVVGGTIKFKGRDLAEMSAEELRDIRGNEIAMIYQEPMASLNPAMKIGKQLMEVPMIHEGVSEKEAYNRAMEVVTDVRLPDPERMLNSFPHQLSGGQQQRIVIAMALMSKPSLLILDEPTTALDVTVEAAVVELVKDLGKKYGTSMLFISHNLGLVLETCDRLCVMYSGEAVERGSIADVFDEMQHPYTQALFRSIPLPGADKNSRPLVAIPGNFPLPHERPNGCNFGPRCDYFEEGRCDVDQVIPMSPVHGNDRHETRCLKFQEIDWNAPIAVGEQKEKTAPGKVILKMEDLKKYYEVAANALFGGGEKKVVKANETLSFETRESETLAIVGESGCGKSTFAKVLMGLETATEGQILLDNQNIEQTPIEERDTRTVSDVQMVFQNPFDTLNPSMTVGRQIMRALEIFGIGNSEAARRKRMLELLDLVKLPRAFADRMPRQLSGGQKQRVGIARAFAGGARIVVADEPVSALDVSVQAAVTDLLMEIQRNEKTTLLFISHDLSIVRYLSDRVMVMYLGHVVELGDTDQVFSPPYHPYTEALLSAVPIADTSIEKEHIVLDGDIPSAMNPPPGCPFQTRCRWKSEVPGGLCEKDVPPVRTLDGGHQIKCHLSDEVLGRMKPVIKIAAE encoded by the coding sequence ATGAACAAACTGGCAGACTACGACGGCCCGATCCTCGAGATTGACAAGCTGTCCATCTCCTTCTTCACCCGCCTGCGCGAAATTCCTGCGGTGATGGACTTTTCCGTAGCCGTGCAACCGGGTGAGGCTGTCGGGCTGGTCGGCGAGTCCGGCTGCGGCAAATCCACCGTGGCGCTTGGCGTCATGCAGGACCTGGGCAAGAACGGCCGCGTTGTCGGCGGCACCATCAAGTTCAAGGGCCGCGACCTGGCCGAGATGAGCGCCGAAGAGCTGCGCGACATCCGCGGCAATGAGATCGCGATGATCTATCAGGAGCCGATGGCCTCGCTCAATCCGGCGATGAAAATCGGCAAGCAGCTGATGGAAGTGCCGATGATCCACGAGGGCGTCAGCGAGAAGGAAGCCTACAACCGGGCGATGGAAGTGGTGACCGACGTGCGCCTGCCCGACCCGGAGCGGATGCTGAACTCCTTCCCGCACCAGCTGTCGGGCGGCCAGCAGCAGCGGATCGTGATTGCGATGGCGCTGATGTCGAAACCGTCGCTGCTGATCCTGGATGAACCCACCACCGCGCTGGACGTAACGGTTGAGGCCGCTGTGGTTGAGCTGGTGAAAGATCTGGGTAAGAAATACGGAACCTCGATGCTGTTCATCTCACACAACCTCGGCCTGGTGCTGGAAACCTGTGACCGCCTGTGTGTGATGTATTCTGGCGAAGCGGTTGAGCGCGGCTCGATCGCGGATGTGTTTGATGAAATGCAGCATCCCTATACCCAGGCGCTGTTCCGCTCAATCCCGCTGCCGGGCGCCGACAAAAACTCGCGCCCGCTGGTGGCCATTCCCGGCAACTTCCCCCTGCCCCATGAACGGCCCAACGGCTGCAACTTTGGCCCGCGCTGCGACTATTTCGAAGAAGGCCGCTGCGATGTCGATCAGGTTATCCCGATGTCGCCGGTGCATGGCAATGACCGCCACGAAACCCGTTGCCTGAAGTTCCAGGAAATCGACTGGAACGCGCCCATTGCCGTTGGCGAGCAGAAGGAAAAGACAGCGCCCGGCAAAGTGATCCTGAAGATGGAAGACCTCAAGAAATACTATGAGGTCGCGGCCAATGCGCTGTTTGGCGGCGGCGAGAAGAAGGTCGTGAAGGCCAACGAGACCCTCAGTTTCGAGACTCGCGAATCCGAAACTCTGGCCATTGTCGGCGAATCCGGCTGCGGCAAATCCACCTTTGCCAAGGTGCTGATGGGCCTGGAAACCGCGACCGAGGGTCAGATCCTGCTGGATAATCAGAACATCGAGCAGACCCCGATTGAGGAACGCGACACCAGAACCGTTTCAGACGTGCAGATGGTGTTCCAGAACCCCTTTGACACGCTGAACCCGTCAATGACCGTGGGCCGCCAGATCATGCGGGCGCTGGAAATCTTCGGCATCGGCAATTCCGAGGCCGCGCGCCGCAAAAGAATGCTGGAGCTTCTGGACCTGGTGAAGCTGCCCCGCGCCTTTGCCGACCGGATGCCCCGGCAGCTGTCGGGTGGCCAGAAGCAGCGTGTGGGCATCGCCCGTGCCTTTGCCGGCGGCGCCCGTATCGTGGTGGCGGATGAGCCCGTGTCAGCGCTGGACGTGTCAGTGCAGGCGGCCGTGACGGATCTGCTGATGGAAATCCAGCGGAACGAGAAAACCACGCTGCTGTTCATCTCTCATGACCTGTCGATTGTACGCTATCTCTCCGACCGGGTGATGGTGATGTATCTCGGCCATGTGGTGGAGCTGGGCGATACCGACCAGGTGTTCTCGCCCCCTTATCACCCCTACACCGAAGCGCTCTTGTCAGCGGTACCAATCGCCGACACCTCTATCGAGAAAGAGCACATCGTGCTGGATGGCGATATCCCTTCCGCAATGAACCCGCCTCCGGGCTGCCCATTCCAGACCCGTTGCCGTTGGAAGTCCGAAGTGCCGGGGGGCCTGTGTGAAAAGGATGTACCGCCCGTACGCACTTTGGATGGCGGCCATCAGATCAAATGCCACCTCAGCGACGAAGTGCTGGGGCGCATGAAACCAGTGATCAAGATCGCCGCGGAGTAA
- a CDS encoding ABC transporter permease, with product MTDLTTPELLLQLGLRFLPVWACMAVILTGSIATRRKTGLYGQIFDSPIGVAGFSLVLFWVLTAIFANQIITHDPYGQFSGMKNALPGSAIPGADEDTYSWYLLGGDNLARDVFSRLVSGSRIVLTVSPVATVFAFMVGITLGLPAGYYGGRMDTVLTFAANLIIAFPVILLFYLLVTPEIRAGGPAISFAAGHSWQASVPNILAAVIFLFPMIFFCLFWQSRFYVRPMLRNVLIGTTLGIGTWAYLGTAFDYDPTGIFLIEPGLKNIFAIIAVVGAPAKFRIVRGQVLDIKTRDFVAAAQTRGERPWYIMLWEILPNARGPLIVDFCLRIGYTAILLGALGFFGLGLTPESPDWGTTINEGRKFLALYAHPALAPALALMSLVLGLNLLGDTLREESLKD from the coding sequence ATGACTGATCTAACAACTCCCGAACTTCTCTTGCAGCTGGGCCTGCGTTTTCTACCCGTCTGGGCCTGCATGGCAGTCATCCTGACCGGATCCATTGCCACACGCCGCAAAACCGGCCTTTATGGCCAGATCTTTGACAGCCCTATTGGAGTCGCGGGTTTCTCCCTGGTGCTGTTCTGGGTTCTGACTGCAATCTTTGCAAATCAGATCATCACCCATGATCCTTACGGCCAGTTCTCCGGCATGAAGAATGCCTTGCCGGGCAGTGCCATTCCCGGTGCGGACGAAGACACTTATTCCTGGTATCTTCTGGGCGGCGACAATCTGGCCCGCGACGTCTTCTCGCGGCTGGTTTCCGGTAGTCGGATCGTTCTGACCGTCTCTCCTGTTGCGACAGTTTTTGCCTTCATGGTGGGGATCACTCTGGGCCTGCCTGCTGGATACTACGGTGGCCGAATGGACACTGTTTTGACCTTCGCAGCGAACCTAATCATCGCCTTTCCAGTCATCCTGCTGTTCTACCTTCTGGTGACTCCGGAAATCCGCGCAGGCGGCCCGGCCATCAGCTTTGCCGCCGGGCATTCTTGGCAGGCATCGGTACCCAACATTCTTGCGGCAGTCATCTTCCTCTTCCCGATGATCTTCTTCTGCCTGTTCTGGCAATCCCGCTTCTATGTGCGTCCGATGCTACGCAATGTGCTGATCGGGACTACCTTGGGTATCGGAACATGGGCCTATCTCGGAACCGCCTTTGACTATGACCCGACAGGAATTTTCCTGATCGAACCAGGTCTCAAGAACATTTTTGCGATCATCGCGGTGGTTGGCGCGCCAGCCAAGTTCCGCATCGTGCGCGGCCAGGTTCTGGATATTAAGACACGTGATTTTGTTGCAGCTGCCCAGACCCGCGGTGAGCGTCCCTGGTACATCATGCTGTGGGAAATCCTGCCAAACGCCCGCGGGCCGCTGATCGTCGATTTCTGCCTGCGCATCGGCTACACCGCGATCCTTTTAGGCGCCTTGGGCTTCTTCGGCCTCGGCCTGACCCCGGAAAGTCCGGACTGGGGCACCACCATCAACGAAGGCCGGAAGTTCCTGGCGCTGTATGCTCATCCCGCTTTGGCACCTGCCTTGGCCCTCATGAGCCTCGTACTAGGCCTCAATCTGCTGGGGGACACCCTGCGCGAAGAAAGCCTGAAAGACTGA